A window of Neisseria canis contains these coding sequences:
- the trmA gene encoding tRNA (uridine(54)-C5)-methyltransferase TrmA, whose amino-acid sequence MPDQDYQQQLAEKSAYLRDLFKNLAMSELEIYASPERHYRMRSEFRIWHEGDDICYAMFERGQKASSASLIRLEQFPPAYTTINELMPVLLTEIKQSAVLQTRLYQCEFLSTLSGEMLVSLIYHKKLDEQWQAAAEVLQNKLGIFIIGRSRGQKIVLSQDFVTEKLNVGGKTFIYRQTEGSFTQPNAFVCEHMLEWACSAANDLGGDLLELYCGNGNFTLPLADQFRRVLATEVSKTSVQAAQWNIGANKAANIAIARLSAEEFTEAYTGSRPFRRLQEQNIHLQRYDFSTIFIDPPRAGVDEETLKLVARFDNVIYISCNPETLRNNLNELCKTHIPVRFALFDQFPFTHHIESGVLLKKR is encoded by the coding sequence ATGCCCGATCAGGATTACCAGCAGCAATTAGCTGAAAAATCCGCCTATTTGCGCGATTTGTTTAAAAATCTGGCCATGTCCGAGCTGGAAATCTATGCTTCGCCCGAGCGGCATTACCGTATGCGTTCGGAATTCCGCATTTGGCATGAAGGCGATGACATTTGCTATGCCATGTTTGAACGCGGACAAAAAGCTTCTTCCGCATCTTTAATCCGACTGGAACAATTTCCGCCTGCATACACGACCATCAACGAATTAATGCCTGTACTCTTGACGGAAATCAAACAATCTGCCGTATTGCAAACCCGCTTGTACCAATGCGAATTTTTATCCACATTAAGCGGCGAGATGCTGGTCAGCCTGATTTACCACAAAAAGCTGGACGAACAGTGGCAGGCCGCAGCAGAAGTATTGCAAAACAAACTGGGCATTTTCATTATCGGGCGCAGCCGCGGCCAGAAAATCGTGTTATCGCAGGATTTTGTTACCGAAAAATTGAATGTGGGCGGAAAAACCTTTATTTACCGCCAAACCGAAGGCAGCTTTACCCAGCCCAATGCTTTTGTGTGTGAACACATGTTGGAATGGGCATGTAGTGCTGCCAACGACCTGGGCGGCGATTTGTTGGAACTTTATTGCGGTAACGGCAATTTCACCCTACCTCTGGCCGACCAGTTCCGCCGTGTATTGGCCACCGAGGTATCTAAAACATCCGTGCAGGCGGCGCAATGGAATATCGGAGCCAACAAAGCCGCCAATATTGCGATTGCCCGCCTCTCGGCGGAAGAGTTTACCGAAGCCTATACCGGTTCGCGCCCGTTCCGGCGCCTGCAAGAGCAGAATATTCATTTGCAGCGTTATGATTTCTCAACGATTTTCATCGATCCGCCCCGCGCCGGAGTGGATGAAGAAACGCTGAAGCTGGTTGCCCGATTTGATAATGTGATTTATATCTCATGCAATCCCGAAACTTTACGCAACAACCTGAACGAACTATGCAAAACCCATATACCTGTGCGCTTTGCCTTGTTCGACCAATTTCCGTTTACCCACCACATAGAAAGCGGAGTATTGTTGAAAAAGCGTTAA
- a CDS encoding TonB-dependent hemoglobin/transferrin/lactoferrin family receptor: MHLKKTVQLIALAFAAPVVYANGQAGQSVEVKTVTVTADRHAQALDKAAPNVAVVSRKELDSAAAANLDDVVLYEPGVDVPTDNSRRGNAGVNIRGIGGNRILMMVDGIRVPEAYAGGGSNAAVSGRDLVEADTLKQVDIVKGPYSALYGSDALGGVVNFSTYSPADFVDAEKPFHFGLKHGYRSRDRSHGVTATAAGYTENAQGLLMLTHRQGHESKNRGGVDTRNGRRTKPNPQDFRSYNILAKGDAGNETHRVEALFEHFYRKKETDLLNTLGTGAPRGPRVTTTTSSSSDDRARRQRIELGYRYRGDSALKEANIYVYRQRLKSEDDAVTDETARMAGRITEDGIRYSDYGFNQTTQGINTRGVFEADTGRLKHTIVAGAEFKKTDTERPRESTTIGRDGRISHMYAGALYPNKTFPDSRRRTVSVYAQDSLAFPNGIVLTPALRFEHEKLKPKIDQAYLNSKPDSLPKDFSDSSFTPSLRLSVPFGEAFTGFATYSRGFRTPPFDTATMSFNNSQHGYKVIPNNNLKSEHSDSVELGLKYKDERTKAQITTFYNRYRDFINRTQIGVESGAGGRPIQVHRYDNLDKVKTYGIEAAASVKLNDNWQVGTAIAWMRGKDGEGKPLDTAYPLNGVLGVDYAQEKWGAGTKLRWATAQKRTSNPAFFKAPGYGVWDAGVWYKPLKNLELGLNVYNISNKKYWQHADVAGVEDLGTMDTYTQPGRNVAASLQLKF; encoded by the coding sequence ATGCATTTGAAAAAAACCGTGCAGTTGATTGCATTGGCTTTTGCTGCGCCAGTAGTGTATGCAAACGGACAAGCCGGGCAAAGCGTTGAAGTCAAAACCGTTACCGTAACCGCCGACCGCCACGCGCAGGCTTTGGATAAGGCTGCGCCGAATGTGGCGGTGGTTTCGCGCAAAGAGCTGGATAGTGCAGCGGCGGCCAATTTGGATGATGTGGTGCTGTACGAGCCGGGTGTGGACGTGCCTACCGACAACAGCCGCCGCGGTAATGCGGGGGTAAATATCCGCGGTATCGGCGGCAACCGCATTCTGATGATGGTGGACGGTATCCGCGTTCCCGAAGCCTATGCGGGCGGCGGCAGCAATGCGGCGGTTTCCGGCCGCGATTTGGTGGAAGCCGATACTTTGAAGCAGGTGGATATCGTGAAAGGCCCGTATTCCGCGCTGTACGGCAGTGATGCTTTGGGCGGCGTGGTCAATTTTTCCACTTATTCGCCCGCTGATTTTGTCGATGCCGAAAAACCGTTCCATTTCGGTTTGAAACACGGCTACCGCAGCCGCGACCGCAGCCACGGCGTAACGGCAACGGCGGCGGGCTACACGGAAAATGCGCAAGGTTTGCTGATGCTCACCCACCGCCAAGGTCATGAAAGCAAAAACCGCGGCGGTGTGGATACGCGCAACGGCCGCCGTACCAAGCCGAACCCGCAGGATTTCCGCAGCTACAACATTTTGGCCAAAGGCGATGCGGGCAATGAAACCCACCGTGTGGAAGCCTTGTTCGAGCATTTTTACCGCAAAAAAGAGACTGATTTGCTGAACACTTTGGGCACGGGTGCGCCGCGCGGCCCGCGGGTAACCACAACGACATCCAGTTCGTCGGACGACCGCGCCCGCCGCCAGCGTATCGAATTGGGCTACCGCTACCGCGGCGACTCCGCCTTGAAAGAAGCCAATATTTATGTTTACCGGCAAAGGCTGAAATCGGAAGACGATGCGGTTACTGATGAAACCGCCCGCATGGCTGGGCGCATCACTGAAGACGGCATCCGCTATTCCGATTACGGTTTCAACCAAACCACCCAAGGCATCAATACCCGCGGCGTGTTTGAAGCCGACACAGGCCGTCTGAAACACACTATTGTGGCAGGTGCGGAATTCAAGAAAACCGACACCGAACGCCCGCGCGAAAGCACCACAATAGGCCGCGACGGCCGCATCAGCCACATGTATGCCGGTGCGCTGTATCCCAACAAAACCTTCCCCGATTCGCGCCGCCGCACGGTCAGCGTTTATGCACAAGACAGCTTGGCGTTTCCCAACGGCATCGTGTTGACTCCGGCCTTGCGCTTCGAGCATGAAAAGCTCAAACCCAAAATCGATCAGGCTTATCTGAACAGCAAGCCCGACAGCCTGCCTAAAGACTTTAGCGACAGTTCGTTCACGCCCAGCCTGCGTTTGAGCGTGCCGTTCGGCGAAGCATTTACCGGCTTTGCCACTTATTCGCGCGGCTTCCGCACGCCGCCGTTCGATACCGCCACGATGTCGTTCAATAACAGCCAGCACGGCTATAAAGTGATTCCGAACAACAACTTGAAATCGGAACATTCCGACAGCGTCGAACTGGGTTTGAAATATAAAGACGAACGCACCAAAGCGCAGATCACCACGTTCTACAACCGTTACCGCGATTTCATCAACCGCACGCAGATCGGGGTTGAGTCGGGCGCAGGCGGCCGCCCGATTCAGGTACACAGATACGACAATCTGGACAAAGTAAAAACCTACGGCATCGAAGCCGCCGCTTCCGTGAAACTTAACGACAACTGGCAGGTCGGCACCGCCATCGCTTGGATGCGCGGCAAAGACGGTGAAGGCAAACCGCTGGACACCGCCTACCCACTCAACGGCGTGCTGGGAGTGGACTACGCGCAAGAAAAATGGGGTGCAGGCACCAAATTGCGCTGGGCAACGGCGCAGAAACGCACCAGCAACCCCGCCTTTTTCAAAGCACCCGGCTACGGCGTGTGGGATGCGGGCGTTTGGTACAAACCGCTTAAAAATCTGGAGCTTGGCCTGAATGTGTACAACATCTCCAACAAGAAATACTGGCAGCACGCCGACGTAGCGGGCGTGGAAGACCTCGGCACGATGGATACCTACACCCAGCCCGGCCGCAATGTTGCCGCTTCGTTGCAGTTGAAGTTTTAA
- a CDS encoding class I SAM-dependent methyltransferase, with protein sequence MEPTLEQTAAQLRCPHGETGRAFGQAMNLRNLSLIVNAFSTLGLNDGDRVLELGYGNGGLLGYVLSLAARLHYTGVETSALMHEEALAFNQAFISAGLADYRLYDGLKLPFADLTFDKIISINTLYFWERPAELMREICRVLKTGGRLCLSFCEKNFMQTLPFCAYGFRLYEPHDVVALTRSLPLRLCFQTARQDKAVDKSGNLTERIYIEMLFEKTA encoded by the coding sequence ATGGAACCTACTCTCGAACAAACCGCCGCCCAACTCCGTTGTCCGCATGGCGAGACGGGCAGGGCGTTCGGCCAAGCCATGAATTTGCGCAATCTTTCGCTGATTGTGAACGCGTTTTCCACGTTGGGTTTGAACGACGGCGACCGCGTTCTCGAATTGGGTTACGGCAACGGCGGCTTGCTCGGTTATGTGTTGTCACTGGCGGCACGGCTGCACTATACGGGTGTGGAAACTTCGGCTTTAATGCACGAAGAAGCGTTGGCATTCAACCAAGCCTTTATTAGCGCAGGGCTTGCCGATTACCGTCTTTATGACGGCTTAAAGCTGCCGTTTGCCGACCTTACGTTCGACAAAATCATCAGTATCAATACGCTTTATTTTTGGGAACGCCCGGCCGAGTTGATGCGGGAAATCTGCCGCGTGCTCAAAACCGGCGGGCGTTTGTGCCTGAGTTTTTGCGAGAAAAACTTTATGCAGACGCTGCCGTTTTGCGCTTACGGGTTCAGGCTTTACGAACCGCATGATGTCGTGGCGTTGACCCGCAGCCTGCCTTTACGCCTGTGCTTTCAGACGGCCAGACAAGATAAGGCGGTGGATAAAAGCGGCAATCTGACCGAGCGCATTTATATCGAAATGCTGTTTGAAAAAACGGCATAA
- a CDS encoding ChuX/HutX family heme-like substrate-binding protein, translated as MNLWEQYQANKARKQGMYFPREAAADLGVSEGALMADAPETVYLGGKNHVRGIVLKLHTLGLVQCIVRNSVCVHEKQGIYENVSMSETSGITVNVGGIDLRIFPARWHHVLAVTNRDGEKVSRSIQFYDEFGVSVQKVFMREEGKEAEWQALLDTFRTEGKPAFQTGELPPATATPALPSEKEAAFQERWNELKDVHHFGGLLETFEVDRQTAYRHAPEGATKLLNHSAWQQVLEAARDRGIDIMIFAGNRGLVQIQTGKVHNVVRARGYLNVLDGKEEGFSMHLKDDEIVETWVVRRPIRDGFVTCVEGFDSRRKTVLQIFGKRKEGEPELEAWREITDKLLAG; from the coding sequence ATGAATCTTTGGGAGCAATACCAAGCTAACAAAGCTCGAAAACAGGGCATGTATTTCCCGCGCGAAGCCGCCGCCGATTTGGGCGTGAGCGAAGGCGCGCTGATGGCCGACGCGCCGGAAACGGTTTACCTCGGCGGCAAAAACCATGTGCGCGGTATCGTGCTGAAACTGCACACGCTGGGTTTGGTGCAGTGCATCGTGCGCAACAGCGTGTGCGTACACGAAAAGCAGGGCATTTATGAAAACGTGAGCATGTCGGAAACATCAGGCATCACCGTGAATGTAGGCGGCATCGACCTGCGGATTTTTCCGGCGCGCTGGCATCATGTGCTGGCCGTTACCAACCGCGACGGCGAAAAAGTGTCCCGTTCGATTCAGTTTTACGACGAATTCGGCGTATCCGTGCAAAAAGTCTTTATGCGTGAAGAAGGCAAAGAAGCCGAATGGCAGGCATTGCTTGATACCTTCCGCACCGAAGGCAAGCCGGCATTCCAAACCGGCGAACTGCCGCCCGCAACCGCCACGCCCGCGCTGCCGTCTGAAAAAGAAGCCGCGTTTCAAGAGCGTTGGAACGAGTTGAAAGACGTGCACCACTTCGGCGGCCTGTTGGAAACATTTGAAGTCGACCGCCAAACCGCCTACCGCCACGCCCCCGAAGGCGCAACCAAACTGCTGAACCACAGCGCATGGCAGCAAGTGCTCGAAGCCGCCCGCGACCGCGGCATCGACATCATGATTTTCGCCGGCAACCGCGGCCTCGTGCAGATTCAAACGGGCAAAGTGCACAACGTCGTGCGCGCACGCGGCTACCTTAACGTGCTCGACGGCAAAGAAGAAGGCTTCAGCATGCACTTGAAAGACGACGAAATCGTAGAAACTTGGGTGGTGCGCCGCCCGATTCGCGACGGCTTCGTTACCTGCGTGGAAGGTTTCGACAGCCGCCGCAAAACCGTGCTTCAGATTTTCGGCAAGCGCAAAGAAGGCGAACCCGAACTCGAAGCGTGGCGCGAAATTACCGATAAGCTGCTGGCAGGTTGA
- a CDS encoding heme/hemin ABC transporter substrate-binding protein, producing MKKTIFAAAILCAALQTAYAQRIVVMSPDVADIVVALGATNEIVGRDQTVQNPALKSKPSIGIHRQLTVEPIIAAKPDVAIGSWMVQPATIFANLKKAGVNAVNVAPDDSIAAYPQSIRAVGKLINKTVQADALAGKWQAEMKQQPQNGKRYLFSYDGRIVAGKNTAADEIIKRAGGINAAGNLDGMKPLNREAWIAAKPDVIIIADHHEKLIGGVKQFAARPEVAGSNAAKNGKIYLWQANDMFRYGLDTPEIVKKLNGLAK from the coding sequence ATGAAAAAAACCATTTTCGCCGCCGCCATATTGTGCGCCGCCCTGCAAACCGCTTACGCCCAACGCATCGTGGTGATGTCGCCCGACGTGGCCGATATCGTTGTGGCGTTGGGTGCGACCAACGAAATCGTCGGCCGCGACCAAACCGTTCAAAACCCCGCCTTGAAAAGCAAGCCCAGCATCGGCATCCACCGCCAATTAACCGTAGAGCCGATTATCGCCGCCAAACCCGACGTGGCCATCGGTTCGTGGATGGTGCAGCCGGCCACCATTTTCGCCAACCTGAAAAAAGCCGGTGTCAATGCCGTGAACGTTGCCCCCGACGACAGCATCGCCGCCTACCCGCAAAGCATCCGCGCCGTGGGCAAACTGATTAACAAAACCGTCCAAGCCGACGCATTGGCAGGCAAATGGCAGGCCGAGATGAAACAGCAGCCGCAAAACGGCAAACGCTACCTGTTCAGCTACGACGGCCGCATCGTCGCCGGTAAAAACACCGCCGCCGACGAAATCATCAAACGCGCAGGCGGCATCAACGCGGCAGGCAACCTCGACGGCATGAAACCGCTTAACCGCGAAGCATGGATTGCTGCCAAGCCCGACGTGATCATCATCGCCGACCATCACGAAAAACTGATCGGCGGAGTCAAACAATTCGCCGCCCGCCCTGAAGTCGCCGGCAGCAACGCCGCCAAAAACGGCAAGATTTATTTGTGGCAGGCCAACGATATGTTCCGCTACGGTTTGGATACGCCGGAGATTGTGAAGAAGTTGAACGGGTTGGCGAAATAG
- a CDS encoding RBBP9/YdeN family alpha/beta hydrolase, which produces MNRRNFCLSSATVLLTACTGSLFFKASDNVKKVYIIHGYGATPDDHWFPWLKAILENQNIAVDAVKLPKSHQPDFDLWQTTLAEHIGKPQKNDIFIAHSLGTISLLHYLSKHKPMSIGGLILVSGFCRRLTKLSTINGFNVDAYIDSANLDSAAIRAMSPQIYSIISKNDFIVDPEESLKLAEQLHSKVISVPKGGHFLAQDGFRQLPQILPPLKHFLEP; this is translated from the coding sequence ATGAATCGACGAAATTTTTGCTTAAGCAGCGCTACTGTTTTATTAACCGCTTGCACCGGTTCGCTTTTCTTCAAAGCATCAGATAATGTTAAAAAAGTTTATATTATTCATGGCTATGGCGCGACACCGGACGATCATTGGTTTCCCTGGCTGAAAGCCATATTGGAAAATCAAAATATTGCCGTCGATGCCGTCAAACTGCCCAAAAGTCATCAGCCCGATTTCGACCTCTGGCAAACTACGCTGGCCGAACATATAGGCAAACCACAAAAAAATGATATTTTTATTGCACACAGTTTAGGCACTATCAGCCTATTGCATTACCTTTCCAAACATAAACCCATGTCCATAGGCGGACTGATTTTAGTGTCGGGTTTCTGTCGCCGCTTAACTAAGCTTTCTACTATAAATGGTTTTAATGTAGACGCTTATATAGACTCAGCCAATCTTGATTCGGCTGCCATACGCGCCATGTCTCCCCAAATTTACAGCATCATCAGCAAAAACGATTTTATAGTCGATCCTGAAGAAAGCTTGAAATTGGCAGAACAACTGCACAGCAAAGTCATCAGCGTACCCAAAGGCGGACATTTTCTAGCACAAGACGGATTCAGGCAGTTGCCTCAAATTCTGCCTCCGCTAAAACATTTCTTGGAGCCATAA
- a CDS encoding MerR family DNA-binding transcriptional regulator codes for MKIGELARACKTSIRMIRFYEKLNLVSPQRNSSGYRIYKAQDIDFIKKVMILNRAGLPLKDIALLRDCLNDEPQDFCTVLRGKLEDKRADIDRQIDSLNESKALLDKLLVR; via the coding sequence ATGAAAATCGGTGAATTGGCTCGGGCCTGCAAAACCAGTATCCGCATGATACGTTTCTATGAAAAACTAAACTTGGTTTCTCCTCAAAGAAATAGTAGTGGGTATCGCATTTATAAAGCACAAGATATTGACTTTATAAAAAAAGTAATGATTCTAAACCGTGCCGGTTTACCTTTGAAAGATATTGCGCTGCTGCGGGATTGTTTGAATGACGAACCTCAGGATTTCTGTACCGTTTTGCGTGGAAAATTGGAAGATAAACGTGCGGATATCGACCGGCAGATTGATTCCTTGAATGAATCAAAAGCTTTGCTTGATAAATTATTGGTACGTTAA